A genomic region of Anopheles coustani chromosome 3, idAnoCousDA_361_x.2, whole genome shotgun sequence contains the following coding sequences:
- the LOC131259193 gene encoding uncharacterized protein LOC131259193 produces the protein MQSSNESITPTPMVDATVLCQPKQELPTKPENVPNETISPRGYHRYNPVPFTSQVLCFPRKVRFYAPHLRMRPYYVPHRTRTKSESSDPSNHTIVQDPGLNSIPTTSTSGTASLMMETAEPPAMMDISTVNVCPGGSSGNVAIRGKFPLVLLTKSRSLEDVRADNSVEGSQPSHEMEFVSSRIQKLKVQE, from the exons GGTTGACGCGACTGTGCTATGCCAACCAAAACAGGAACTGCCCACCAAACCCGAAAACGTACCAAACGAAACTATTTCTCCCCGTGGCTATCATCGGTACAATCCAGTTCCATTTACATCTCAA GTCTTATGCTTCCCGCGGAAAGTTCGCTTTTATGCACCGCACTTGCGAATGCGACCGTACTATGTACCCCATCGAACGCGAACAAAAAGCGAAAGTTCTGATCCTTCGAATCATACGATCGTTCAGGACCCCGGTTTGAATTCCATCCCCACAACGAGCACTTCCGGCACAGCCTCTTTGATGATGGAAACAGCAGAACCGCCGGCAATGATGGATATTTCAACGGTCAACGTGTGTCCGGGAGGAAGTAGTGGAAACGTCGCGATCCGTGGTAAATTCCCATTAGTGCTACTAACCAAATCCCGCTCCCTCGAGGATGTCCGGGCGGACAACTCGGTGGAAGGGTCGCAACCATCGCACGAGATGGAGTTCGTGTCTAGTCGCATTCAAAAGCTAAAAGTGCAGGAATGA